A segment of the Kiritimatiellia bacterium genome:
GTTGATGCATCCACCGCGTCCTGGATGTTCGTCGCCGCCGTCGCCCAGCTGGTGTACGGCGGCGCCGCGCCGGGATTGACCGGCACGACGTAGCGCGTGGTCTGCGCCCGGGCGGAACACGAGACGAAAAGGCCGAGAACCCCCAGCGTGAAACGGCTTCTGAACATGCGCCCCTCCCTGATTCTGAAGCCATCCTACCGGCCCCGACCGCCAAGACAAGCCCTCATTGCCCCGGGCGGCCAACAGCCCGCCGGAGTGTTCCGCGAAGGGCAAGAGAAAAGAGCTTCCAACACCCGGGAATCCGGGGTATGATGCATTTCGATCATTGGAAAAGAAGGAATGTGTTTTTCCAGGGTTTGGAAAAGGTGTTTTCCCGCCCTGGAATCCTTTTTTTAGAAGAAACGAAGGAGAGAAGTCATGGATTCGAACATCAACACCATCACCGTCACGCTCGAGGACGGATCGCAAGTCCGCTGCGCCGCCGGCACCCCCGTCGCCGCCATCCTGCCCCAGCGCCGCTCGAAGGAGGGCCTGGAATACCTCGGCGCGCTCGTCAACAACGACGCCGTCTCGCTGTCCTACCCGCTGGAAGTGGACAGCCGCGTCTCGCTGCTCACCCGGGCGGACTCGCACGGGTTCCGCATCTACCGCCGCTCGGTCTGCTTCCTGCTCGGCAAGGCCGTGAAAGCCCTGTTCCCGGACGCGCGCTTCGCGGTGGAGCACTCGATGAGCGACGGGTTCTATTGCAGCTTCGAGCTGGACGGCAAGACGATCTCGAAGGAGCAGCTCGCCGCGCTCGACCGCCACATGCGCGAGACGGTGGAGCGCGACGTGCCCGTCGAGCGGCGCAAGATCGCCTTCACGGAGGCCGTCGAGCAGTTCGAGCGCGAAAAGCAATGGGACAAGTACAATCTGCTCCGCTACCGCAACCCGCCCAAGATCGTGACCTACTGGTGCGAGGGCTTCTCCGACCTGGCCCACGGCCCCCTGGCCGGCAGCACGGGCGTCCTGTCGCTGTTCAAGCTGATCCCCTACACGCCCGGCTTTGTCCTCCAGTTCCCGGAGCGCGAGACACCCAAGGACCTGTCCGAGTTCGTGCCGCAGCCCCAACTGTTCCAGATCTTCAAGGAGCACAAGGAGTGGGGCCGGATCCTCGGGGTCAACACCGTGGGCCGCCTGAACGAGATCATCGCCAACAAGGAGATCGGCGACTTCATCAAGATCGCCGAGGCCTTCCACGAGAAGAAGATCGCGCGCATCGCGGACCACATCCACCAGCACAAGGACGAGATCAAGTGGATCCTGATCGCCGGCCCGTCGTCCTCGGGCAAGACCACGTTCGCCAAGCGGCTGGCCGTCCAGCTCCGGGTGAACGGGCTGCGCCCGGTGACGATCTCGGTGGACAATTACTTCGTCAGCCGGGACCGGACGCCGAAGGACGAGAACGGCGAGCCGGACTTCGAGAACATCGAGACCCTGGACCTGCCCCTGCTCAACGAGCACCTGGCCACGCTGGACCGCGGGGAGCAGGTGGAGATGCCCTATTTCAACTTCGAGAAGGGCGACCGCGAGTTCCGGGGCGAGACCATGAAGATCGAGCCGGACCAGATGGTGATCGTCGAGGGCATCCACGGCCTGAACCCGCGGATGACCGAGGCCGTCCCGCCGGCGCACAAGTTCAAGATCTACATCAGCGCCCTGACCCAGCTGAACCTCGACTCGAACAACCGGGTGTCCACGACCGACAACCGGCTCGTGCGCCGGCTGGTGCGCGACCACAACTTCCGGGGGAACCCGGCGCTGATGACGCTCGGCATGTGGCCCAGCGTGCGGCGCGGGGAGAAGAAATGGATCTTCCCGTTCCAGCACGAGGCCAACATCGCGTTCAACTCGGCGCTGGATTACGAGCTCGCGGTGCTCAAGCCCTTTGTCGAGCCCCTGCTGGCCGAGGTCAAGCCCGTCCACCCGCAGTACGCCGAGGCGCGCCGGATGCAGGACTTCCTGTCGAGTTTCCTGGGCGTGTCGGCCGGGCTCGTGCCCCCGACCTCGCTGTTGAGGGAATTCATTGGCCGCAGCAGCTTCAGCTACTAAAGGGCGCCGCGCCGTTGTAGCTCCGGCGCTCCGCCGCCGGAGAAGGGGAGCCGTCTTTCCCGCCGCAGGCCAGGCGA
Coding sequences within it:
- a CDS encoding nucleoside kinase: MDSNINTITVTLEDGSQVRCAAGTPVAAILPQRRSKEGLEYLGALVNNDAVSLSYPLEVDSRVSLLTRADSHGFRIYRRSVCFLLGKAVKALFPDARFAVEHSMSDGFYCSFELDGKTISKEQLAALDRHMRETVERDVPVERRKIAFTEAVEQFEREKQWDKYNLLRYRNPPKIVTYWCEGFSDLAHGPLAGSTGVLSLFKLIPYTPGFVLQFPERETPKDLSEFVPQPQLFQIFKEHKEWGRILGVNTVGRLNEIIANKEIGDFIKIAEAFHEKKIARIADHIHQHKDEIKWILIAGPSSSGKTTFAKRLAVQLRVNGLRPVTISVDNYFVSRDRTPKDENGEPDFENIETLDLPLLNEHLATLDRGEQVEMPYFNFEKGDREFRGETMKIEPDQMVIVEGIHGLNPRMTEAVPPAHKFKIYISALTQLNLDSNNRVSTTDNRLVRRLVRDHNFRGNPALMTLGMWPSVRRGEKKWIFPFQHEANIAFNSALDYELAVLKPFVEPLLAEVKPVHPQYAEARRMQDFLSSFLGVSAGLVPPTSLLREFIGRSSFSY